Genomic window (Eubalaena glacialis isolate mEubGla1 chromosome X, mEubGla1.1.hap2.+ XY, whole genome shotgun sequence):
GAGAAGATCGCGCCGAGCACGTGCTTCAGCGAGTGGCCCAGGGCGGCCAGGCCCCGGGTGAGCAGGGCCCGGCAGAGGGAGCCCAGGTCCCAGCGTCTCCTGAGGTCGTGCATCCGCCTGCGGCGGCCTCGGGCCAGCAGCGCGAAGAGAGGGGCGCGCGCGGCTCCCGCCAGAGAGGAAGAAGCCTTTAGGGGCTCGTCCAGGAGCGGCTGGGAGTTGAATCCGCGAGACACACCCCTAGGAGGGCCCGCGCGGACTGAGGCGGCGACTGATCCGGGCCGGCTTGCTGCCAATTCGGCCTCTACTCTGGAATGCCGGCGGGGACAGGTGGTGCGGGCGGGCGCTTCTCGCTCCGGTTGCAACGGCGGCCCGAGCGCCCGGGCTGCACACGCAGGCAGTGCCATTACCCCCTTCAGGCAACTCAGGGTACTAAGGATCTGGAGCGAGCTTGAATTTATGTAAGAATGCCTCACGCCTAAGAGCTCAAACCACTTAACAAGCAGAGGACCTGGGTTTTCTCCTGTCTTGGGGGACGGAGGTCACTCCAGTGAGCACATCAGTACACTTTGGCCTGTAATTTCAACCTCCCCTAAAATAGCAAAGGCGCAAATTGGaccttttccctctctccttgccAATTTCCATTCTCCAACGGAAGCGGGAGCATTTTCTGAAAAGGTAAGTCAGCATGAAGGAAAAGCATGACCAAAAAACGTTTCAGAATGGGAATTTGAGCTTTTTTAGAGCAGGGACTGGCCCTTACTCCCCTCTTCTTGCTCAATCCTCAGCATCAAGCCCCGTGCCTACAGGAAGGCTTCACTCATATAAGGTGTATTAAAAGGAACGTACGTGACTAAATACTACATCAGAGGGGGGCCATCTAATCCAAGGTGATgtgacaaatgaggaaactgaggcccaaagagggaaAGGgacgtgcccaaggtcacacagcagaaccTCAGCGTTTGAACCCAGGAAGCCATCCATTTCCTAACAGCACCTTTTCTAATAAATAGGTGCAGACCATCCTCAAGCCAAGCGTCCAAAAGGCTCTTTTCAGATGCAGGACCAGCAATGTAAGGATTAGCAAGAGAAGAAGGAATGTCCCTTTAGGACAAGGTCCCCAGGACTCAGAACGCAAGACGTCCCCATCTGATTGTTCGGGTGGAGCTTGCTGCATACCGGGAACTGGTATTTCCGTGAATGAGTGCTCACCGCTGTCTAGTCCCACCGCTGCAGAAGGAGAACGGGGTGGCAGCAGTGTCTCAGAGCAGCGCTGTCTGGGAGGTGGGGGCCGGTGAGATGAGTCCCTCCAGAGACAGGCTCTCCCACGAGCTCCCTCAGAACATTTGGGCCCTCACTGAACCCTGCTCCATCCCTCTTCTATTCTCTCTGCGTAGTGAAGCAGCAAGCGCTGGTCTGGGGATCCTGAGTTTCTGTCATTTCCTTGCTGGGCAGCCCTGGGATAATGACCTGCCCCtcctgagcctcaggttcctcttctgtaaaataggacTAATTCCTCCTTTTTGACCATCTGGGTCACTGTGAGGATGGCCTTTGGGCAATTCCAAATATGAGGCAGTGTTTACCTGCTGCTCTAAGCTCGGAGGTGCTGACCGAGTCACGGGCCAGTGAAGGCAGGGGCTCTTCTCAGGTGATTTCACAGCTGTGCCCCCTGCCCTTACCTCCCCCCCATCCCAGATGTCCCCAGTCCTGGCTGGACTTCCATGTGGCCCCCAACCTACTGGGGACAGTGAGAGACCCTTTGTCTGGCTGCAGGCATGAGGGATTCTTGAGAATCCTGCATTTCAGGCATTTTACCTGTCCGGCGGCGCATCCTGGGGGGAATGCTCTGATGAACTTATACTAAGGAGCCAGATGCCGCAACTTACAAGGTAGACCTCCTGGCTTCCCTGAGAGCTCCCCTGATGCCCCCAGGCTTGTAGGACATGTCTGCGAGGGCAGGTGACAGGGGAGCCACGAGGGTCCCTCAGGAGCTCAGCCTGCCAGCTGTCCCTACCTTCTCCCCGGCCACCCATTCAACCTCTTTGTTCTCTCCAGTATGTGGCTCTCCTCACGGTGCCATCTGaggaccaccaccacccccccccaaccatTACACCATCATGATGACATTCAGTGGATCCCCAGAGAAACACTTCTGGAACAGTGGGTCACACGTTCATGCCCCCAGCAACTAACTCTGGAGTTTCTGCTCTAAGAAAGATGGGTGGGACTGGAACATGGGAAAGTGccttgggtgggggtgggagagtggTAACCAGTACAGAGAACAATCAGGACTTACTCATTTAGGTCACGAAGAGGAACACATTCACATACAGTCCGACTCTCAGAGCAAGGGGCAGTAAGGCTGGTGGTTTTGCTCTGTGCAAAGAAGGAACAGGAAGGGGCTGTAAAGTCTGGTTTCTGAGATCAGATATGTCACTAACAATCTTGTGTGAATATATACACCAGCTCACTGGAGGATATTTGCATTTACAAGCCTTTCCTCCACCCTCGtgctataagaaaaagaaagaagtgaatcTCTCATGGTGGATTTCATATATCAGGGTTCCTAAAAGTGGGAAGAAACTTTGGGGGGCAGTAGGGGAGCCCACAAGTCTCAGAGGACCCTTCCTGGGGTGAGGAGGCTCCCTGCTAAGAAGAGGGAACTCTTCCTGTGTGTGTCCCAAAGCGCCGCGTTCTCCTGAGGCCAGGCCTGGACCTTGGCAGGACGTTCCAAGACCTCTTGCAGCGCTGGGCTGGGCCCACCTCCCAGGAACCGGTTCCTCTCAGGAACTGAATAACAAAGATCCTGATACTCTAGAAATCAGCCCTATTTTGGAgattggggaggggggcagaagaGGAAGCAAACTGGCTGAATCGTCAGGTCTGTGGTTTTGCATCTCCTTCTTTCTTAGGGCAGCCTGAGTCGctgcgtgtgtgtatatacttGGGATTCAGGACTTGGAAGGTGAAGAGGACTCTGCAGTCTGATCAGGGCTTCTGGTTGTCTCCACAGTGTGGTgtgcttttcattatttttccagaaCCTTGTCCTTCCATGGTTTCCACAAAAGGTTGCCGATTCTGGGAGTATAAAGGTCAGGCTGGCTTGCATACTAAGCAGTGCGCTCCCAAATGTGCATTTGGTTTTGCTGGAGGCTGAGAGGAGAGCAGGAGATGGCTGAGAAAGCGCTGGCCTGGGAGTCCAGCGACCTGGGTTCTTGTGTTGACTGCTGCGAATGAGACCCCGTATTGACCCCGAGGAAGATACTTGTTCGCTCTTGGGCTCAGCTTCCCTATTTGTAAGAAGGCAAAGTCGGTGTTGTGCCTTGAAGGGCATTTTCCTGCTCTCACCTGGTAAGTCACACGCTTTTCTTGTCTTTCTCAGGGCCAAAGTGCTGCCAAACCCTCAGCGCCTTGTTGCAGGGGAGAGCATGGTCCTCCCTGCTTTCTGTGACACTcacatggcggggggggggggaccaGGCCATCAGCAGCTGGACTTGTTCTGAGCCTGTGTGGCAGGGGTAACAGCAGGGTCCCCTGTTCAAACTGAAACAGAAACGGTGAAAACTGAATGTCAAAGAAAGTGCTGCCGTTCTTTATACGGAGcataaaacactaaaaaaacaTGCTTTCCCCTTATCCTGAGCATTCGCCTCAATGCTGTCTTTCCAGCTGTcgctgatttaaaacaaaaaaaacgctCATACTCTCAATTATAGGTGATTTTTGTCGCAAAGATTGAAGGCATGCAAAGTATTGAGTCACTTCGTTGCTGGTTTTATGCGTCTCTCCCAACTGAATGAGCAGCAGTGCTTCACCGAAAGCGCTGCTCTGAAATTCTAGCTTTGATATTCTAAACAGGTTGAGTGTGTTATAGACAGCACTCTCAACCGTTGTCTACTTTTCCCCCACGAAGCATTGACTTTTATttgtttagctttaaaaaaaaaaagccatggggCTGAAGGAAttaaaagaggaggaggatgcCGGGgtgaaatgtttgctgaatgaacgtGTGGTGcaaaggcaagagaaagaagCAGTGGACCAGGGTTCATGGTCGACTCTGAACGTGCAGACCTGTGGCTGCCCTTCTCCTGATGGGGGCTGCCCACCATTTCCCTGACGGTGACACCACCACTTCTCACTGACAGCCAATGGAAGAGTCGGTTCAGGCAGGGCCTTGAAAGCCATGGTGACCCAAGGCCTGGCAACCACCATAGGCAGCAGGTCAGACTCTGCTCCTGTGACAGTCATAtcacttctttgagcctcagtctccAATCTTAGAAAACAGCCTGACCAGGTACCTTCCAAAAGCTGGCTTAGGGGTATAGTAAAGAGGAAGCCAATctgaaatgaacttattttaaaaaggagagagcaCAGGCTTGGAGAGCTCATCACCCTGGGGTTTCATCAGGGTTCTCTGAGctccctcagagcctcagttttcttatccatGAAAATGGGGCTATAACAACCTCCCTGGGTTGTTGTATGAGTTAACAAAAATAATCTCTGGGGAGCACTCAGTCTAGTTCCTAGAAGGAGTAGACTTGAGTAAATGttccttcttcttcccttttgACTCTATCTTTGGTTTGAGCTCTCGGCTGCATTTCCCACAACAGTAACATACACACATTTAATGACAGGTGGCTGGCTTTGCCCCCACCCATCTTCTTTACCTGCTGTCTTTTCTCACCCTCCCTCCACACCTCTCCAGTGCTCTCCTGGCTGGTGTCCCCTGGAGGAGGAAAGCCTCTGATCCGTTTAATCGCGCTGAGGAGTGGGACATGTCCACGTGACCCCTGGCAGGAGACATCTacaaaagaggaggaagagggcagtgcttctaccaaatgtcaaatagatagctagtgggaagcagccgcatagcacagggagatcagctcggtgctttgtgaccacctagaggggtgggatagggagggtggcagggagacacaagagggaggagatatgggggtatatgtgtatgtatggctgattcactttgttataaagcagaaactaacacaccattgtaaagctattatactccaataaagatgttaaaataaataataaaatttttttaaaaaaagagggcagTGCTTTACCCCAATGAATGATCCCCACCATAAGACACGATGAAACATGCATAACAGGCCAGTGGAGGAGATGCTTGGGGAGCCGAGGTGGAGTAGAGTCAAGAGTTATAAGTATGTGCAGAACTTACAGGGCCAGCCCCACTGTCAATTATTGACACTAATTTTCAACTCCGTTCACTTCAAAAGTTAATGGTCGATCTGGCCAGAGCAGTTTCGACTTGTTCAGCTGAGCAAACCACAGCGGTCAGACTGAAAAACACAGTCAGTTTTGTGTTCGATCTGTATGAGCCACAGCCGGGCCACCAACACCCATTCACCGTGACCGAGTAAAAAGAGCACCAAGCCGGAGCCCAAGAAAACAATGTTTGAGTCTCAGTTTTGCTGCCAGctcactgtgtgaccctgggctagTCTCTTGACGTCTCTGGGATTTAGCTGCTGACCTTGATAAACCGAGGGCCTGCATTAGATGACACTGAAGGCCCGTCCCAGCAGGCACTTGCTGTGATCTAAGCTACGCCAGCTACTAAAAGAGCTGAGGAGGGACCCCACTTTGTGTGGGCAAAAATGCACTACCGAAGATGACCCTCCAGCTAGTGGCTGAGTCGGAAAAGCAAAAGAAGGACTTTCATAAGGAGCAAACTTTCTTAGAGCAGTGGGtaagaaagaaacttgaaaaTAAGCCTTCCGGGCTTCTACCGACTTGGAAGGTGAAGTCAAAACTGAAGGACTGGAGTTGCCGCCGTTCTGTCTTCAGCTTCACGATgcttcccttggccaaaaacgcaCTAAGTCGTCTCGGAGTTCGAAGCATTCAGCAAACAATGGCGAGGCAGAACCACCAGAAGCGGGCACCTGATTTCCATGACAAATATGGTAATGCTGTATTAGCCAGTGGAGCCACTTTCCGTGTTGCTGTATGGGCATACACAGCAACACAAATTGGAATAGAATGGAACCTGTCCCCTGTTTGCAGAGTCACCCCAAAGGAATGGAGAGAACAGTAATCATCCCAGCTGGTTTAATACTGAATTGTTTCAAAATCAACTCATAATTGATGCCAAGTAAAAAGGATCATGTACCCATTAACATATGGCGTGACTGTAGAAATAAAGTacatttgaaaacttaaaaaaaagaactgaaggaccgggacttccctggtggcgcagtggttaagaatcctcctgccaatgcaggggacacaggttcgagccctggtgcgggaagatcccacatgccacggagcaactaagcccgtgcaccacaaccactgagcctgcactccagagcccgcaagccacaactactgagcccccatgctgcaactactgaagcccgcatgcctagagcccgtgctccgcaacaagagaagccactgcaatgagaagcccgcacaccgcaactagagaaagcccgcgcgcagcaacaaagacccaatgcagccaaaaataaataaataaaataagtaaatttatattaaaaaaaaactgaaggacTGGGGAAAAGTGTTGAGAAGTGACCTCCAGCTGACACAAAAGCCCTAGGTGGTTTTACTAATGATAATAACTAAACCAAGAATGGCCTTGCCTGGTCCACAGCCTCCCACTTGTTCGCCTACTCTGGGGTCTTTGCAAGAGAGGAGCACACCCATTGCTGATCTGACTGGTCACCGTGGGAGTTTCAGttttgaataataaaatacaaaagctgAAAATTATATCTCAGAGCAACGCAAAGGATTTGGAGGAAGCTAGCCTTGAGGCCAAAGTGGCTCCCAGGAAAAGGATTTCTTTGTCACTCAGATGGGCTTGAAGGGGAATGTTTTAGAAGAACAacccaggaaaagagaaaattagtTTAGAGAAATCATACATGTCACAGACTAAATGAAAATTAACTTTTAATCAGAGCGAGCCAGACTAGACTTAACTGGGCTTGAGAGCAAAACCTGGAAAAGGACTTACTTTTTTATGTACATATTTTCAAAATCCACATTTTGCCAAAAGGCATGAGAATGCAGAAAGCTACAACATTAGAGCAGCAGGGGAAAATGAACTTGGTAAAAGACACGTTGAACGTTCATCTCCACTGAAGAAAGTTGCCTCAGTGGGTACCATCTTGTGAAAGATTTAGCTGATGCAGAAGACAATATTCAAGTCCCCAGTGAGAAGAGTTGATAGGAATGAATGAAGGGTGAGAACTGTAACGGGGGGCGGTTGAGGGGAGGGCAACATTTTGTCAAGGATGCTCCAGTGCTCTGCACAATGGTCATGTCATGGCCATGGTCATGTCTCCTGCAGGCTGACTCCAGAATGTTTAGCAAACTATGCCAGTGAGAGCTCCCGGACTCAACACCTATTATGTATCAAGCACTTGGCTAAACACTTTACGTGCCCTCTCTCAATTAACATGCTCAGCAGCCCAATGAGGTGGTTACTTCTGTTgtacttattttacagatgagtaaactgggTTTTACAGAGTTACAGCTACCCAGCTAGGAAGTagtagagctgggacttgaacccaaatCTGTCAAACTCCACAGTGACTCCGATGCCCCAGTGATCCTCATCCAGCTCCAAGATGTCTGGGCATGAGCTGGAGAGTGTGAGATATCATGTGCCCAAATGGAATATCAAGAGACTTAGATAGTCCTCATCCTAGGCAGGAGAGCTGGGCGGAGAGAgatcatggtgtgtgtgtgtgtgtgtgtgtgtgtgtgtgtgtgtgtgcacgcacacacgttTGTCCAGGCACATGCTCTGAGAGCACTGAAGGAGATGGAGGGTAGGGGCCCAGAGTCTGAATTTTAGTAAAGAGGGAAGCAGAGATGGAGACACCACGAACTGAGTAACTCAACATGCACACAACCTTGGGACGTCACCCACATTATCTGATAGTGTTATTTTTTGGAAGTGTCATAAGCAACTTTGCCCACTCCACTATGCAATAACCTTCTGGAAGGCTGGGACCTTagcttcttcatttttaaaacttctccaTAGCTCCCAATAGCAATAATATTTGGTCTAAGGCTTCTCAGTTGACCAAATACTTTCACAGACACTGACTGGACCTTCATAACAACTCAGCGAGGCAGCCGTCGTTGTCCTCACTTTATCTGTGAGGAAAATGGTGTGCCTTAGGGCCGAAGGAACTTGGtcaagggcacacagctggtaCAGAATTGCCACTGCTGACCACCCCCTTAATCCACCCAAGCACACATGCCAACGTGAGGTAATGCCAAGGCACCTCACAAAggatctggcacagagtaggtgctcaagagaTGTTGGTTTTCCCCTTACTTGACAATATATGgtcttaaaatgttttctttgcacTAACTCTATCCTACTGGGTACCCCAGTATCTTCAACAGAGACTGGTCCACGCTCTCAGAGAGCTTACCATTGATGTAAGGAAATACAGCCAACGTGTGTGAACCTGAGGATAGTGAGCCACTGACTAATCTGTGACACAGGCTCTAATGCAGTGAAAGCTCTGAGGACGCTCCACAGTGGGCCGGAATGGTCAGAGGTTTCCTAGCAAACATCAGGGGGAAAGGCCTGGAAAAGCCGATCAATCCACTCTCCCCTCCTTTTTGTCTGCATCCCAGAAAGAGGAACTTTTGCTGATAGAAACTGTTTTGATTGCCTTTCCTTGTGCCCAGTGACCCGGTCCCTTCCTTGTCAACGAGGTTGTATGAAAAGTGTCTTAGCTccagaagatgtggtccatatacgcaatggaatactactcagccataaagaagaatgaaataatgccatttgtaccaacatggatggacctagagattatcatactaagtgaagtaagtcagaaagagaaagacaaatatcatatgatatcacttatatggaatctgaaatatgacacaaatgaacttatttatgaaacagaaacagactcacggacatagagaacagacttgtggttgccaaggggggagagggggtgggggagggatggattgggagtttgggattaacaaacgCAAActattatagatagatagatgatagatagatagatagatagatagatagatagatagatagatagatagatagatagataaccgaatcactttgttgtacaccagaaactaacacaacattgtaaatcaactatacttcaatgaaataaaaaaatttttttaaagtgtcctaGCTCTCCCCAGCTACAAATGCCACCCTCCATCTATGGCACCAAGAGTGTGACATTGTGAGGTCTTTCATCAAGGGGGCAGTATGTGGCCACACAAGCACACCACAGTTTGTATCAACATCCACAGCTCCATTAGaacaaatagtttattttttagaccAAGTCAATAAGCTGCTTTTTCCAGGGAGAAGAGCGAGCAGGACAGACACAgttcaagtaaaataaaagacaCTCAGCATTTCACCCTAAATGTTTCCATAGTTCCAGATCTCGCCAGCGGTTTGGTAGCAAgtcaaagcagaaactgacatttGGTGTTCCAGAGTCTTCTGGAAGACAGCCAGATAATGAATTGTCAAATGAACAGTTTCTGGCTCTCTTATCAAGGACAAATCCTACTCCAGCTGAGATGCTAGCAAACTAACAACAACGAGAACAACAATCATTTGCCAGGATGATGCAAACCCAGAATGCAGGAGAGGCTATTTTCTTTGTTGACTGCGTCTGGAAATATGGCTAGGTGTGATTTATCATCTGCATTAGATGCTCTTCCATAACatcctaaacagacattttatgCTGGATATCAACTGGAAAAATTTTTATTCAACACTAATTTCATCAAAACCTGGATAGTTGATACAGCCAGATTTCGCCAAATGGGGAGAATTAGTATGATATAAACTATTCACTATAAAGACATTACTATATTCTCTAAGCCTTCTTTGAGCTCTGTTATACACTAGAGTTTGTGGCCTAATACTTGGATTAAAAGCGGAGAGTAGGATATTCAGGCTGAATTGTGCCTCCCCCCAAGACCCCTGAAACTGATCTGAAATGATAAGGCAGTCCCTCTTAGGAATATTTACAGACTGTTCTTCATGTAAAAGAACATAAGAAGTCCCCAAAAGCCGAAGAAACCGAGTGCCCCGAGCAGATCCTTTTCCTGCCCTTCATTCTCAAAAGTTCGCTGCAAAGGCTCTGGTCAAGTGCTGCAGGCTGCTCTTTCATCTCCGTAACCTGAGTGCCTTTGCAGAACAGGCTCCCTCTCCGGTATTCAGTGAATTCCGAGTCAAGTCCAGGCTCGAGTCAGCTGCCTCCATTGTAAGTCTTTTGCAATTCGATGGATGGCTTGGCCCTTATGCCTTGAGGATTGGAATCTCCTGGGCAGGGATAGGATTTCACTTTCCATGTCTACAGTGCTTGCACCAAGTTTATTAATATAGTCTATACAGGGGGATCATATTGAGAGCAAGCTGGAATCCACATCACAGAGCCTGTGGCTTGAAGCTAGGCTGAGCCGAGCCCCCAGGAGGAGACTGAGTCACCCTAAGCATCCAGTCACCCTGGGGAATTTTAAGAATTCAAAATCAAGTTCAAGTCAATCCTGTCTAAGACACTGTGTCTTTCCTTCTATGTCAGCCCCACTCTCCCAGACATCCCACCCATGCCTGGAGGTGCACTTCAACGTGTAAGGGGGAAGAAAGTAATCTGGGAAACACCTCAGGTGTTACCTCCACGGAGGAGTTAGGGACTCAgagtttaaaatgaatgaatgaatcataaaTACAGTGATGTATCCCAGCCTAAGAATCAATAAGACCATGGGAGGAGCTGGCAACTATAGCGGAAAGAACACACTTTCTGGAGTCAGACCAGGATTTGGATCTCCATCTGGCTCCTTACTAGCTGTCTGGCCTCAGGCAAACACTTAGCCttccagggcctcagtttcctcctctgtacaatggggatgatCCTAATCAGCTGTCTTGTAAGGTATGCAGGAGAAACTAGAgagataatgtacataaagcaCCTTTTAGAGGACCTGGCAGAGAATAGGTATCCAACAAATGGCAGCTACTGTTATGGAACAGGGCAGGAGAGATGGCTGGGTCTGTCTTAGTGTCCTCCAGTCCTGGGTGACTGTGTGCCTCCACTGTGGACAAGAATTACTCTGCTCAAATACAACACTGGATCGATACGTGTGCTTTACTCTTTCTTCTACCTTCATGTCTTTAGTGACCCAAGTCATTCATGACTGCAAACTCTATGCAAGTTCAAATAtcatagaaaacacaaaaattctCTTGACCCACATGTAATCCCACTCCCTTTCCTCAGGGTAATCACTGGTTTCAGTTCGTTTTGTAGGTTGGGGGGCTTTTTTAGTAAGCAAGTGCATATAAGAAttgacatataaaaaaaaaaaccagtgttGTTTTATGTGGGTTTTTggtaaaaaaccaaaatgtatgttttgcatgtatgtttcaatattttattgaagtatatataatatgcatatagaAAAGCGAACATAGGCTAAGTGTACAgcttgaattttcacaaactgaacacacaTGTAATCAGCACTCATATCAAAAAACAGTACCATCAGGAATTCCCtgggagtccagtggttaggactctgcactttcactgctgagggcgcgggttcaggccctggtcggggaactaagatcccacaagccatgcggtacGGCCAAAGAAAAAATTACCATCACCCCCAAAGCCTCTTTTGAGCCCCTTTCTAGTCAATAAACTCCCAACCGTGGCCACTATTGTGACTTATATCAGCGtaaattagttttgcctgctTTTGTACTTTATACAAATTGAATCATACAGTGTATTAGTCTTACGTggccactgtaacaaattaccacaaacgccacagcttaaaacaacacaaaactaGAAACTgacatctcacagtttctgtaggtcaaacATCCAGGCACAGTGTGGCTGAATTCTCTGCTCAGGGCCTCccagggctgaaatcaaggtgtccacCAGGACTAGGGTCTCCTCTAAGGCTGGGTTCCTCTTCAGAGTTCACTGGTTGTTGATAGAGTTcatttccttgtggttgtaggactaaGGTCCCCGTTTTCTTGCTGGCTCTCAACCAGGGGTCATTCTCAGCAACTAGAGGCCACTCATGTTCGTTGTCACAAAGCCTCCTCCACATTCAAGCCAGCAACAGAGAATTTCTCTAATGTCAACCTGCCTCATGCTTTAactctgacttcctcttctgccaGCAGCCAAAAAACACGCTCTGCTTTGAAAGAACTCATTTGACCAGGTCAGGCCTCCcctggataatctccccatcttaaGGTTCACTGCTTTGGGACTGTAAATCCGCAAAATTCCTTTACAGCagtacctagattagtgtttgactgAATAACTAGGGGCAGATATGTGTCCACCCGGCTCCAGGCATCTTGGAGGGTCATTGAAGAATTCTGCCACATGCAGTATGTCCTCTTCGATGTCTGACTTCTTCCAGTCAACATTATGTTTGTAAGATTCACCCATATTGTGAGGATCAGGTCTTTTGGTGAACATGTGTACATACAGAAATAAACACTTTTTGTTATAAGACACTAAAGTTTTGGAGTTCTTTGTTACCACAAAATAACCCAGTCTATCCTGACCTATACAGAaatctggaagtggaattgctatgaCCAAGGGCGATAGATGCTGCCATATTGCCCTCCAGTAAGGCACTGCCCTGAATATTGTACAAGAGCATCTTGCTtgccacatccttaccaacacatGTTATGATAGAAGCGTGTGTGCATAAATGAATTGTGGCCAATCTGAGCTTTATTTTGTACGCctataaaataaggattttaCCCTGTGTAAGGATCCAGGAGAACAAGCGTAACCCCCCTGCCTGCCCGAACCACTAACATCACCACCAAGGACTGTGCATGTCCCTTACTGTGCTCTATTTTTTTCACGGAATTTATTACTCCCAAATAGTCCATATATTTACTAATTTAGGATGTTTATTGTTTGCTTTCTATTTCCACCCACAAGGATATGAGCTTCTGCATGGCGGAGATCTCTGGTAGGTTACTGTTAGATCCCAGAGGCCTAGAAGactgcctgacacacagcaggtgcttaaaaatattggttaaatgaaccaataaatattaactcaagACATGAACTTGAGGTTATTATTATCAATAATTATAATAAGTTATTTTTACAGTAATTGTCATCATATTTTCTAAATCAATTAGGTCACTGcctaaaaaaaagtattttctgaaCTGAAATGTGGGAAAAGATTTAGTTATGCATTCGTAGCCATTAAATCTACTTTGTCCTTATTCTacctcattttttatttcactttacacAGGttgca
Coding sequences:
- the LOC133082395 gene encoding cytochrome c oxidase subunit 7B, mitochondrial-like; translation: MLPLAKNALSRLGVRSIQQTMARQNHQKRAPDFHDKYGNAVLASGATFRVAVWAYTATQIGIEWNLSPVCRVTPKEWREQ